From Camelina sativa cultivar DH55 chromosome 7, Cs, whole genome shotgun sequence, one genomic window encodes:
- the LOC104700933 gene encoding RING-H2 finger protein ATL11-like isoform X2, which yields MNTKGIINLNRSIIGGHDDHGSVLQLLLLFLLLFSNHGGFQIAAGQATPGGSDVTGDSSRFDPTMAILMIILVSIFFFLGFFSVYIRRCLERVMGMDYGNSDDAANWLTLNRQPARGLDASVIETFPTFQYSTVKTLRIGKEALECPVCLNEFEDDETLRLIPKCCHVFHPGCIDAWLRSHATCPLCRADLIPVPGESIIQIPDLTNDPAGSDPTGDRIRVLGSPDARLLDSVALTCNQSMPRRSMSTGWSLAGIFTNPDWTGQHLQNLDRFTLKLPQDIHNKILHPSLSKGHAALPQVMSSARGYRTGSLGSERNYFYERFDHQDGRLDRRPFSITPPYRTGSINNSTSPPDGSSDQVHAGSPKSLLLAMKSPFDRLFLGKNNNNNNVGERSSDHLRSGDATPSHTV from the exons ATGAACACCAAAGGTATAATTAATCTCAACCGTTCAATCATCGGTGGTCATGATGATCATGGCTCCGTCCTCCAACTACTCCTCCTTTTTCTACTCCTATTCTCCAACCACGGGGGCTTTCAAATCGCCGCGGGTCAAGCCACTCCCGGCGGTTCAGACGTTACCGGGGACAGCTCTCGGTTTGACCCAACCATGGCAATACTCATGATCATCCTCGtcagcatcttcttctttctcgggTTTTTCTCCGTCTACATCCGAAGATGTCTCGAGCGAGTCATGGGGATGGACTACGGAAACTCCGACGATGCCGCTAACTGGCTTACCCTGAACCGTCAACCGGCGCGTGGGCTGGACGCGTCGGTCATCGAGACGTTTCCTACTTTCCAATACTCAACCGTGAAGACGCTAAGGATCGGTAAAGAAGCGCTCGAGTGTCCTGTTTGCTTAAACGAGTTCGAAGACGATGAAACGCTACGTTTGATACCTAAATGCTGCCACGTGTTCCATCCTGGTTGCATTGACGCTTGGCTCCGCTCTCACGCTACGTGTCCTCTCTGCCGCGCTGATCTTATTCCCGTACCGGGCGAATCTATAATTCAGATACCCGATTTAACCAACGATCCTGCCGGTTCTGATCCGACCGGTGATCGGATTAGAGTTTTGGGTTCACCAGACGCGCGGTTGCTTGATTCAGTGGCGTTGACCTGTAACCAGAGCATGCCACGTAGGTCAATGTCTACCGGATGGAGTTTAGCCGGAATATTTACCAATCCTGATTGGACCGGTCAACATTTGCAAAATCTCGACCGGTTCACAC TTAAATTACCGCAAGATATTCACAACAAGATACTGCATCCCAGCCTTTCAAAAGGCCACGCGGCGTTACCGCAGGTAATGAGTTCAGCGAGAGGCTACAGAACCGGAAGCTTAGGAAGCGAGCGAAACTATTTCTATGAACGGTTCGACCACCAAGATGGCCGGTTAGACCGTAGACCATTCTCGATAACTCCTCCGTACCGGACAGGCTCGATCAATAATAGCACGTCTCCTCCAGACGGCAGTAGCGACCAGGTGCATGCTGGTTCACCCAAAAGTTTGCTTCTAGCGATGAAATCACCGTTCGATCGGTTGTTTCTtggaaagaacaacaacaacaacaacgttgGTGAACGTTCGTCGGATCACCTTCGTTCCGGCGATGCTACTCCGTCACATACTGTGTAA
- the LOC104700933 gene encoding RING-H2 finger protein ATL11-like isoform X1 — protein MNTKGIINLNRSIIGGHDDHGSVLQLLLLFLLLFSNHGGFQIAAGQATPGGSDVTGDSSRFDPTMAILMIILVSIFFFLGFFSVYIRRCLERVMGMDYGNSDDAANWLTLNRQPARGLDASVIETFPTFQYSTVKTLRIGKEALECPVCLNEFEDDETLRLIPKCCHVFHPGCIDAWLRSHATCPLCRADLIPVPGESIIQIPDLTNDPAGSDPTGDRIRVLGSPDARLLDSVALTCNQSMPRRSMSTGWSLAGIFTNPDWTGQHLQNLDRFTLKLPQDIHNKILHPSLSKGHAALPQVMSSARGYRTGSLGSERNYFYERFDHQDGRLDRRPFSITPPYRTGSINNSTSPPDGSSDQVHAGSPKSLLLAMKSPFDRLFLGKNNNNNNVGERSSDHLRSGDATPSHTV, from the exons ATGAACACCAAAGGTATAATTAATCTCAACCGTTCAATCATCGGTGGTCATGATGATCATGGCTCCGTCCTCCAACTACTCCTCCTTTTTCTACTCCTATTCTCCAACCACGGGGGCTTTCAAATCGCCGCGGGTCAAGCCACTCCCGGCGGTTCAGACGTTACCGGGGACAGCTCTCGGTTTGACCCAACCATGGCAATACTCATGATCATCCTCGtcagcatcttcttctttctcgggTTTTTCTCCGTCTACATCCGAAGATGTCTCGAGCGAGTCATGGGGATGGACTACGGAAACTCCGACGATGCCGCTAACTGGCTTACCCTGAACCGTCAACCGGCGCGTGGGCTGGACGCGTCGGTCATCGAGACGTTTCCTACTTTCCAATACTCAACCGTGAAGACGCTAAGGATCGGTAAAGAAGCGCTCGAGTGTCCTGTTTGCTTAAACGAGTTCGAAGACGATGAAACGCTACGTTTGATACCTAAATGCTGCCACGTGTTCCATCCTGGTTGCATTGACGCTTGGCTCCGCTCTCACGCTACGTGTCCTCTCTGCCGCGCTGATCTTATTCCCGTACCGGGCGAATCTATAATTCAGATACCCGATTTAACCAACGATCCTGCCGGTTCTGATCCGACCGGTGATCGGATTAGAGTTTTGGGTTCACCAGACGCGCGGTTGCTTGATTCAGTGGCGTTGACCTGTAACCAGAGCATGCCACGTAGGTCAATGTCTACCGGATGGAGTTTAGCCGGAATATTTACCAATCCTGATTGGACCGGTCAACATTTGCAAAATCTCGACCGGTTCACACTTAAATTACCGCAAG ATATTCACAACAAGATACTGCATCCCAGCCTTTCAAAAGGCCACGCGGCGTTACCGCAGGTAATGAGTTCAGCGAGAGGCTACAGAACCGGAAGCTTAGGAAGCGAGCGAAACTATTTCTATGAACGGTTCGACCACCAAGATGGCCGGTTAGACCGTAGACCATTCTCGATAACTCCTCCGTACCGGACAGGCTCGATCAATAATAGCACGTCTCCTCCAGACGGCAGTAGCGACCAGGTGCATGCTGGTTCACCCAAAAGTTTGCTTCTAGCGATGAAATCACCGTTCGATCGGTTGTTTCTtggaaagaacaacaacaacaacaacgttgGTGAACGTTCGTCGGATCACCTTCGTTCCGGCGATGCTACTCCGTCACATACTGTGTAA
- the LOC104700933 gene encoding RING-H2 finger protein ATL11-like isoform X3, which translates to MNTKGIINLNRSIIGGHDDHGSVLQLLLLFLLLFSNHGGFQIAAGQATPGGSDVTGDSSRFDPTMAILMIILVSIFFFLGFFSVYIRRCLERVMGMDYGNSDDAANWLTLNRQPARGLDASVIETFPTFQYSTVKTLRIGKEALECPVCLNEFEDDETLRLIPKCCHVFHPGCIDAWLRSHATCPLCRADLIPVPGESIIQIPDLTNDPAGSDPTGDRIRVLGSPDARLLDSVALTCNQSMPRRSMSTGWSLAGIFTNPDWTGQHLQNLDRFTLKLPQDIHNKILHPSLSKGHAALPQVMSSARGYRTGSLGSERNYFYERFDHQDGRLDRRPFSITPPYRTGSINNSTSPPDGSSDQVHAGSPKSLLLAMKSPFDRLFLGKNNNNNNVGERSSDHLRSGDATPSHTV; encoded by the coding sequence ATGAACACCAAAGGTATAATTAATCTCAACCGTTCAATCATCGGTGGTCATGATGATCATGGCTCCGTCCTCCAACTACTCCTCCTTTTTCTACTCCTATTCTCCAACCACGGGGGCTTTCAAATCGCCGCGGGTCAAGCCACTCCCGGCGGTTCAGACGTTACCGGGGACAGCTCTCGGTTTGACCCAACCATGGCAATACTCATGATCATCCTCGtcagcatcttcttctttctcgggTTTTTCTCCGTCTACATCCGAAGATGTCTCGAGCGAGTCATGGGGATGGACTACGGAAACTCCGACGATGCCGCTAACTGGCTTACCCTGAACCGTCAACCGGCGCGTGGGCTGGACGCGTCGGTCATCGAGACGTTTCCTACTTTCCAATACTCAACCGTGAAGACGCTAAGGATCGGTAAAGAAGCGCTCGAGTGTCCTGTTTGCTTAAACGAGTTCGAAGACGATGAAACGCTACGTTTGATACCTAAATGCTGCCACGTGTTCCATCCTGGTTGCATTGACGCTTGGCTCCGCTCTCACGCTACGTGTCCTCTCTGCCGCGCTGATCTTATTCCCGTACCGGGCGAATCTATAATTCAGATACCCGATTTAACCAACGATCCTGCCGGTTCTGATCCGACCGGTGATCGGATTAGAGTTTTGGGTTCACCAGACGCGCGGTTGCTTGATTCAGTGGCGTTGACCTGTAACCAGAGCATGCCACGTAGGTCAATGTCTACCGGATGGAGTTTAGCCGGAATATTTACCAATCCTGATTGGACCGGTCAACATTTGCAAAATCTCGACCGGTTCACACTTAAATTACCGCAAGATATTCACAACAAGATACTGCATCCCAGCCTTTCAAAAGGCCACGCGGCGTTACCGCAGGTAATGAGTTCAGCGAGAGGCTACAGAACCGGAAGCTTAGGAAGCGAGCGAAACTATTTCTATGAACGGTTCGACCACCAAGATGGCCGGTTAGACCGTAGACCATTCTCGATAACTCCTCCGTACCGGACAGGCTCGATCAATAATAGCACGTCTCCTCCAGACGGCAGTAGCGACCAGGTGCATGCTGGTTCACCCAAAAGTTTGCTTCTAGCGATGAAATCACCGTTCGATCGGTTGTTTCTtggaaagaacaacaacaacaacaacgttgGTGAACGTTCGTCGGATCACCTTCGTTCCGGCGATGCTACTCCGTCACATACTGTGTAA